One segment of Monomorium pharaonis isolate MP-MQ-018 chromosome 6, ASM1337386v2, whole genome shotgun sequence DNA contains the following:
- the LOC118645968 gene encoding uncharacterized protein LOC118645968, whose product MKRDEYQSKSQAQVAASLNALGSAISELLGQGRKRLLPEETSTSLRQLADGFHLLADHQYRLSLARRAFIKPSLSLVGKNATDDAPVDEWLFGSSLAEDLKAAQACEKAAKDLLKSNPFVAKPNTQPIRQSPTKPRPQQPRKATGNAKAPARQTSSSARRAGASRTPSRHRKSSSRSHHR is encoded by the coding sequence ATGAAACGCGATGAGTATCAATCAAAGTCGCAGGCCCAGGTAGCGGCATCGCTAAACGCTCTCGGCTCTGCTATCTCTGAACTACTGGGACAAGGGAGAAAACGGCTCCTACCCGAAGAGACTAGCACGTCCTTAAGACAACTAGCAGACGGCTTTCATTTGCTCGCAGACCACCAGTACCGACTCTCGCTAGCTCGACGTGCTTTCATAAAACCGTCGCTCAGCCTAGTTGGAAAAAACGCCACCGACGATGCTCCAGTCGACGAATGGCTCTTCGGAAGCTCCCTTGCTGAAGATCTCAAAGCAGCCCAAGCCTGCGAGAAGGCAGCTAAAGACCTTCTCAAATCAAATCCCTTCGTAGCAAAGCCTAATACACAACCGATCAGACAATCGCCAACGAAGCCACGTCCTCAACAACCCCGAAAAGCTACGGGAAACGCCAAAGCTCCTGCTCGACAGACTTCCTCGTCGGCTCGCCGTGCAGGAGCGAGTCGTACACCGAGCCGCCACCGGAAATCCAGCTCTCGCTCCCACCATCGCTAA